A genomic window from Melanotaenia boesemani isolate fMelBoe1 chromosome 15, fMelBoe1.pri, whole genome shotgun sequence includes:
- the LOC121653833 gene encoding uncharacterized protein LOC121653833 isoform X2, whose translation MDGVGRAVVGVWRAHTVLDESDGAESSPEAPDHFRKMRSSSSLNSLRMSLRKRLPLRSVQTNSLPENPTWENLKEQPKPNPVRKFTRSARNSISDMYQRLQRTREFSREECLVATPGREGENACASTSCTPRRTPRRATTPRQTPRSAATPGSRGRKTPEATVHGVKAGGGRRQLVRMAALRSPFASPNTQNQRLKFNQDLESVSSGLRRLKHLSKAFDGIIGRENRQDNYSLIVE comes from the exons ATGGATGGTGTTGGTAGAGCTGTGGTTGGGGTCTGGCGGGCACACACAGTCCTGGATGAATCTGATGGGGCAGAGAGCTCCCCAGAAGCCCCTGACCATTTCCGTAAGATGCGCTCCTCATCCTCTTTAAACTCTCTAAGAATGTCGTTGCGCAAGCGGCTCCCACTGCGTTCTGTCCAGACGAACTCTCTCCCTGAGAATCCAACTTGGGAAAACCTGAAGGAGCAGCCCAAGCCCAACCCCGTCCGCAAATTTACTCGCAGTGCCCGGAACTCCATCAGCGATATGTATCAG AGGTTGCAGAGAACCAGAGAGTTTTCACGTGAGGAATGTTTGGTAGCAACCCCGGGCCGTGAGGGGGAAAATGCTTGTGCATCAACTTCTTGCACCCCAAGGCGTACTCCCCGCCGAGCTACAACACCCAGACAAACCCCGAGATCTGCAGCTACTCCAGGCTCTAGAGGGCGGAAGACACCTGAAGCTACTGTACATGGGGTgaaagcaggtggaggcagGAGGCAACTGGTCCGAATGGCTGCACTACGAAGCCCCTTTGCTTCTCCCAACACACAGAACCAGAGGCT AAAATTTAACCAGGATTTGGAGTCAGTTTCCAGTGGTCTTAGGAGGCTCAAACACCTGTCCAAAGCCTTTGATGGCATCATTGGCAGAGAAAACAG GCAGGACAACTATTCCCTAATTGTGGAGTAA
- the LOC121653833 gene encoding uncharacterized protein LOC121653833 isoform X1, producing MDGVGRAVVGVWRAHTVLDESDGAESSPEAPDHFRKMRSSSSLNSLRMSLRKRLPLRSVQTNSLPENPTWENLKEQPKPNPVRKFTRSARNSISDMYQRLQRTREFSREECLVATPGREGENACASTSCTPRRTPRRATTPRQTPRSAATPGSRGRKTPEATVHGVKAGGGRRQLVRMAALRSPFASPNTQNQRLKFNQDLESVSSGLRRLKHLSKAFDGIIGRENRPSSRECSGGVMMRKLDPSGKLSRSNLTRRASRLSNTLGGWANTAVNTVRKPN from the exons ATGGATGGTGTTGGTAGAGCTGTGGTTGGGGTCTGGCGGGCACACACAGTCCTGGATGAATCTGATGGGGCAGAGAGCTCCCCAGAAGCCCCTGACCATTTCCGTAAGATGCGCTCCTCATCCTCTTTAAACTCTCTAAGAATGTCGTTGCGCAAGCGGCTCCCACTGCGTTCTGTCCAGACGAACTCTCTCCCTGAGAATCCAACTTGGGAAAACCTGAAGGAGCAGCCCAAGCCCAACCCCGTCCGCAAATTTACTCGCAGTGCCCGGAACTCCATCAGCGATATGTATCAG AGGTTGCAGAGAACCAGAGAGTTTTCACGTGAGGAATGTTTGGTAGCAACCCCGGGCCGTGAGGGGGAAAATGCTTGTGCATCAACTTCTTGCACCCCAAGGCGTACTCCCCGCCGAGCTACAACACCCAGACAAACCCCGAGATCTGCAGCTACTCCAGGCTCTAGAGGGCGGAAGACACCTGAAGCTACTGTACATGGGGTgaaagcaggtggaggcagGAGGCAACTGGTCCGAATGGCTGCACTACGAAGCCCCTTTGCTTCTCCCAACACACAGAACCAGAGGCT AAAATTTAACCAGGATTTGGAGTCAGTTTCCAGTGGTCTTAGGAGGCTCAAACACCTGTCCAAAGCCTTTGATGGCATCATTGGCAGAGAAAACAG ACCTAGTTCAAGGGAATGCTCTGGAGGGGTGATGATGAGAAAGTTGGACCCAAGCGGTAAACTCAGTCGATCAAATCTCACGCGCCGAGCCTCGCGCCTCTCAAACACACTGGGGGGTTGGGCAAACACAGCTGTGAACACGGTTCGCAAACCCAACTGA
- the cct8 gene encoding T-complex protein 1 subunit theta isoform X2, with translation MALHVPKAPGFAQMLKDGAKHFSGLEEAVFRNIRACKELSQTTRTAYGPNGMNKMVINHLEKLFVTNDAATILRELEVQHPAAKMIVMASHMQEQEVGDGTNFVLVFAGALLELAEELLRMGLSVSEVIEGYEKACKKALEILPDCVCSSAKNLHDVNEATSLIRTAVMSKQYGNEDFLANLIAQACVSIYPESGSFNVDNVRVCKILGCGVTASSMLHGMVFKKEAEGDITSVKDAKIAVFSCPFDCMVTETKGTVLINNAQELMNFSKGEEDLMEAQVKAIKEAGANVVVTGGKVADMALHYANKYNLMVVRLNSKWDLRRLCKTVGAVALPRMTAPTPEEVGHCDNVYLTEVGDTQVVVFKHEKEDGAISTVVIRGSTDNLMDDIERAVDDGVNTFKVLVRDKRLVPGAGATEIELAKQITSYGESCPGLEQYAIKKFAEAFEALPRALAENSGVKGSELISKLYSAHHEGKKNMGFDIEGDGPAVKDMQEAGILEPYLVKYWGIKLATNSAITVLRVDQIIMARPAGGPKPPEGRKDFDEDD, from the exons ATGGCCCTCCACGTCCCCAAAGCTCCGGGCTTTGCCCAAATGTTAAAGGATGGCGCCAAG CATTTCTCAGGACTTGAAGAAGCAGTGTTTCGCAATATCAGAGCATGTAAAGAGCTTTCTCAGACCACACGAACTGCCTATGGGCCCAATG GTATGAATAAAATGGTCATCAACCACTTGGAGAAACTGTTTGTCACAAATGATGCAGCAACAATCCTCAGAGAACTTGAG GTGCAGCATCCAGCAGCTAAAATGATTGTGATGGCATCCCACATGCAAGAGCAGGAAGTTGGAGATGGTACCAACTTTGTCCTGGTGTTTGCTGGTGCTCTTCTGGAATTGGCTGAAGAGCTACTCAGGATGGGCTTGTCTGTATCAGAG GTGATTGAAGGCTATGAGAAGGCATGCAAGAAGGCTCTGGAAATCCTGCCAGATTGTGTATGTTCATCAGCCAAAAACCTCCACGATGTTAATGAAGCCACATCTCTCATTCGCACAGCAGTCATGAGTAAACAGTACGGCAATGAAGACTTCCTTGCCAACCTCATAGCACAGGCCTGTG TGTCCATCTACCCAGAGTCTGGCAGTTTCAACGTTGATAATGTCAGAGTATGCAAGATTTTG GGGTGTGGAGTGACAGCCTCTTCAATGCTTCATGGTATGGTTTTTAAGAAGGAAGCAGAGGGAGACATCACATCTGTTAAGGATGCAAAGATTGCTGTGTTCTCCTGCCCTTTTGACTGTATGGTGACAGAGACCAAG GGCACAGTGTTGATCAATAATGCACAGGAACTCATGAACTTTAGTAAGGGAGAAGAGGACTTGATGGAGGCTCAGGTGAAGGCCATCAAGGAAGCTGGTGCCAACGTGGTGGTAACTGGGGGGAAAGTTGCTGACATGGCGCTGCACTACGCCAACAAGTACAACCTCATGGTTGTCAG GCTTAACTCGAAGTGGGACCTTAGAAGGTTATGCAAGACTGTGGGGGCTGTAGCTCTGCCCAGGATG ACGGCTCCAACTCCAGAGGAGGTGGGTCACTGTGACAATGTGTATCTGACAGAGGTTGGAGACACACAGGTGGTGGTCTTCAAACATG aaaaagaagatgGAGCCATCTCAACAGTGGTCATCAGAGGATCCACTGACAACCTGATGGATGACATTGAGAGGGCAGTAGATGATGGGGTCAACACCTTTAAGGTTCTGGTCAGG GACAAACGACTGGTTCCTGGAGCTGGAGCGACTGAGATTGAACTGGCCAAACAGATCACATCGTATGGAGAG TCCTGCCCTGGTCTGGAGCAGTATGCCATCAAAAAGTTTGCTGAAGCATTTGAGGCGTTGCCGCGTGCTCTGGCCGAGAACTCTGGTGTGAAGGGAAGCGAGCTCATCTCTAAACTGTATTCAGCACATCACGAAGGAAAGAAGAACATGGGCTTTGACATTGAG GGAGATGGTCCTGCTGTGAAGGACATGCAGGAGGCTGGCATTCTGGAGCCATACCTGGTGAAATACTGGGGCATCAAACTTGCCACCAATTCTGCCATCACAGTACTGAGGGTGGATCAG ATCATCATGGCCAGACCAGCTGGGGGACCCAAACCTCCTGAGGGCAGGAAGGACTTTGACGAGGATGACTGA
- the cct8 gene encoding T-complex protein 1 subunit theta isoform X1, producing MALHVPKAPGFAQMLKDGAKHFSGLEEAVFRNIRACKELSQTTRTAYGPNGMNKMVINHLEKLFVTNDAATILRELEVQHPAAKMIVMASHMQEQEVGDGTNFVLVFAGALLELAEELLRMGLSVSEVIEGYEKACKKALEILPDCVCSSAKNLHDVNEATSLIRTAVMSKQYGNEDFLANLIAQACVSIYPESGSFNVDNVRVCKILGCGVTASSMLHGMVFKKEAEGDITSVKDAKIAVFSCPFDCMVTETKGTVLINNAQELMNFSKGEEDLMEAQVKAIKEAGANVVVTGGKVADMALHYANKYNLMVVRLNSKWDLRRLCKTVGAVALPRMTAPTPEEVGHCDNVYLTEVGDTQVVVFKHEKEDGAISTVVIRGSTDNLMDDIERAVDDGVNTFKVLVRDKRLVPGAGATEIELAKQITSYGESCPGLEQYAIKKFAEAFEALPRALAENSGVKGSELISKLYSAHHEGKKNMGFDIEGDGPAVKDMQEAGILEPYLVKYWGIKLATNSAITVLRVDQIIMAKAAGGPKAPKQRGHWDKDGWEEEPDHFETHH from the exons ATGGCCCTCCACGTCCCCAAAGCTCCGGGCTTTGCCCAAATGTTAAAGGATGGCGCCAAG CATTTCTCAGGACTTGAAGAAGCAGTGTTTCGCAATATCAGAGCATGTAAAGAGCTTTCTCAGACCACACGAACTGCCTATGGGCCCAATG GTATGAATAAAATGGTCATCAACCACTTGGAGAAACTGTTTGTCACAAATGATGCAGCAACAATCCTCAGAGAACTTGAG GTGCAGCATCCAGCAGCTAAAATGATTGTGATGGCATCCCACATGCAAGAGCAGGAAGTTGGAGATGGTACCAACTTTGTCCTGGTGTTTGCTGGTGCTCTTCTGGAATTGGCTGAAGAGCTACTCAGGATGGGCTTGTCTGTATCAGAG GTGATTGAAGGCTATGAGAAGGCATGCAAGAAGGCTCTGGAAATCCTGCCAGATTGTGTATGTTCATCAGCCAAAAACCTCCACGATGTTAATGAAGCCACATCTCTCATTCGCACAGCAGTCATGAGTAAACAGTACGGCAATGAAGACTTCCTTGCCAACCTCATAGCACAGGCCTGTG TGTCCATCTACCCAGAGTCTGGCAGTTTCAACGTTGATAATGTCAGAGTATGCAAGATTTTG GGGTGTGGAGTGACAGCCTCTTCAATGCTTCATGGTATGGTTTTTAAGAAGGAAGCAGAGGGAGACATCACATCTGTTAAGGATGCAAAGATTGCTGTGTTCTCCTGCCCTTTTGACTGTATGGTGACAGAGACCAAG GGCACAGTGTTGATCAATAATGCACAGGAACTCATGAACTTTAGTAAGGGAGAAGAGGACTTGATGGAGGCTCAGGTGAAGGCCATCAAGGAAGCTGGTGCCAACGTGGTGGTAACTGGGGGGAAAGTTGCTGACATGGCGCTGCACTACGCCAACAAGTACAACCTCATGGTTGTCAG GCTTAACTCGAAGTGGGACCTTAGAAGGTTATGCAAGACTGTGGGGGCTGTAGCTCTGCCCAGGATG ACGGCTCCAACTCCAGAGGAGGTGGGTCACTGTGACAATGTGTATCTGACAGAGGTTGGAGACACACAGGTGGTGGTCTTCAAACATG aaaaagaagatgGAGCCATCTCAACAGTGGTCATCAGAGGATCCACTGACAACCTGATGGATGACATTGAGAGGGCAGTAGATGATGGGGTCAACACCTTTAAGGTTCTGGTCAGG GACAAACGACTGGTTCCTGGAGCTGGAGCGACTGAGATTGAACTGGCCAAACAGATCACATCGTATGGAGAG TCCTGCCCTGGTCTGGAGCAGTATGCCATCAAAAAGTTTGCTGAAGCATTTGAGGCGTTGCCGCGTGCTCTGGCCGAGAACTCTGGTGTGAAGGGAAGCGAGCTCATCTCTAAACTGTATTCAGCACATCACGAAGGAAAGAAGAACATGGGCTTTGACATTGAG GGAGATGGTCCTGCTGTGAAGGACATGCAGGAGGCTGGCATTCTGGAGCCATACCTGGTGAAATACTGGGGCATCAAACTTGCCACCAATTCTGCCATCACAGTACTGAGGGTGGATCAG ATCATCATGGCTAAGGCTGCAGGGGGACCCAAGGCTCCCAAGCAGAGAGGCCATTGGGACAAGGACGGTTGGGAAGAAGAGCCTGATCATTTTGAAACTCATCATTAA